A region from the Hydra vulgaris chromosome 10, alternate assembly HydraT2T_AEP genome encodes:
- the LOC105846300 gene encoding uncharacterized protein LOC105846300 isoform X2: MEKYQELNQDNCDEFAFDNLKVEKLPSDVLNIFAEELPNDWMKLAHSLKISSEEIDRVLHKYKTAREQTFEIFNSWCRKNPEKTWGELKSVLFLCQRNDVIFKCEKKLTARSIFGVQPSSDKLFLRNKELSEIHSYLFDLKDAKNSTLVLYGMSGVGKTQLAKKYCEIYCKCYKNFVWIDAAIGKLQTSINNVYQKLGNTVQKLKIEYFDIEVIVEKIHNFYKNEKTLYIFDNVDDDFVRNLELYISNKPNSFNLITSQSITWSNNVNKMLIDVFSFEDAFAYVKNNIKERTDTDLERLIEELGYHPFAITQATKYINMHKLTIEKYICQYRSKSLQLLDDNNSPAKGSSSIKAINMLLKKLEKTQTIPLKILNCLSHCDGQNISKKFIIEISKQLNVSEEHLVDEAIELLMSYSLLDRFNDQKYSMHNLTQLSCICFQSKNSSINTYLDLIENCIKLELNKVKHHVDYGNHFVFHFLYLFRNYKKRMLNTFHHMTTSIKKLLVCKGLFQQAIEILKAVQNFNAETYGANNKLTLDTKHNMAYCLYKMRKYNEALEILYPVDKKLTEILGISHPSTMTIKHNIASCLHKMKNYDSALEIYYSVNKRKTEILCVNHPSTIATKHNIARCLYEMRKYNEALEVLYSVEKIKTEILDINHPFTMTTKNNIALCLHKMGKHNEALKIFNSVHERKSEVLGMKHQSTTTTKRNIASCLHKMGKCSEALEIYYSVDEILTEILDINHTSKMATKHNIALCLHQMRNYSKALEIYYSVDAILTEILGMKHPSIVTTKHNIASCLQKMGKSNEALKIYHFVHKMQIESLGINHQTTIKTKRNIASCLLKIGNYKESLEIYFSVNKILTQILGINHPSTMTTKHDIALCLQKIGRYNESLEMYYTVDKMQTELLDRNHLSIMTTKHNFGSCLRKMGKYNEALEIFNSVHKRKSEVLGMKHQSTIATKRNIASCLRKMGKWTEANEIYHSVDKILTETLGMKHPSTMTTKHHIALCLFKVGKYRESLEINNSVHKIRTEILGVNHPSTMITKHNIANCLRKMGKCYEALEIYYSVDKVLTQTLGVNHPSTMTTKHNIELCRHEMGKHNKI; encoded by the coding sequence aattaactGCACGTTCAATATTTGGTGTTCAACCGTCTTCTGACAAGTTATTTTTACGTAACAAGGAACTTAGTGAAATTCATAGTtatttatttgacttaaaagATGCAAAAAATTCTACCTTAGTGTTGTATGGAATGTCTGGTGTCGGAAAAACACagcttgcaaaaaaatattgtgaaataTATTGTAAGtgctataaaaattttgtttggatAGATGCGGCAATTGGAAAGTTACAAACTTCAATTAataatgtttatcaaaaattaggaaataccgttcaaaaattaaaaattgaatatttcgATATAGAagtaattgttgaaaaaattcacaacttttataaaaatgaaaagactttatatatttttgacaatgtCGACGATGACTTTGTTCGAAATTTAGAATTGTACATTTCAAACAAACcaaattcatttaatttgattacATCTCAATCAATAACGTGGtcaaataatgtaaataaaatgctaattgatgttttttcttttgaagATGCTTTcgcttatgtaaaaaataatatcaaagaaAGAACCGACACAGACCTAGAAAGACTCATTGAAGAACTTGGTTATCATCCATTTGCTATTACTCAGGCaacaaagtatataaatatgcataaacTTACAATTGAAAAATACATATGCCAATATAGATCAAAATCTTTACAATTACTAGATGACAATAACTCCCCAGCCAAAGGAAGTTCTTcaataaaagcaataaatatgcttttaaaaaaattagaaaaaactcaAACTATTccattaaaaatactaaactgtTTATCTCATTGCGATGGtcaaaatataagtaaaaaatttattatcgaAATATCGAAGCAATTGAATGTAAGCGAAGAACACCTAGTAGATGAAGCTATTGAATTGTTGATGAGTTATTCCTTATTAGATCGATTTAATGATCAAAAGTATTCAATGCACAATCTGACGCAGCTATCGTGTATatgttttcaaagtaaaaattcaAGTATAAATACGTATCTTGATCTAATAGAAAATTGTATTAAACTTgagttaaataaagtaaaacatCACGTTGATTATGGaaaccattttgtttttcattttctttactTGTTtcgtaattataaaaaaagaatgttaaaCACTTTCCATCATATGACaacttctattaaaaaattattagtatgtAAAGGTTTGTTTCAACAAGCAATTGAAATACTAAAAGCTGTTCAAAATTTCAATGCAGAAACCTATGGAgcaaacaataaacttacactTGATACTAAACATAATATGGCATACTGTTTGTACAAAATgagaaaatataacgaagctttagaaattttatacCCAGTTGATAAAAAactaactgaaattttaggtatcagcCATCCATCTACAATgacaataaaacataatatagcAAGCTGTTTgcacaaaatgaaaaattatgacAGTGccttagaaatttattattctgttaataaaagaaaaactgaaataCTCTGTGTTAACCATCCATCTACTATcgcaacaaaacataatatcgctcGCTGTTTGTACGAAATGAGAAAATATAATGAAGCTTTAGAAGTTCTATattctgttgaaaaaataaaaactgaaattttagatattaaTCATCCATTTACAATgactacaaaaaataatattgcactCTGTTTGCACAAAATGGGAAAACATAAcgaagctttaaaaatttttaattctgttcATGAAAGAAAATCTGAAGTTTTAGGTATGAAACATCAATCTACAACGACAACAAAACGTAATATCGCAAGCTGTTTGCACAAAATGGGAAAATGCAGCGAAGccttagaaatttattattctgttgatgaAATACTAACTGAAATTTTAGACATCAACCATACATCTAAAATggcaacaaaacataatatagCACTCTGTTTGCACCAAATGAGAAATTATAgtaaagctttagaaatttattattctgttgatgcAATactaactgaaattttaggtatgaAGCATCCATCTATAGtaacaacaaaacataatattgcaAGCTGTTTGCAAAAAATGGGAAAAAGTAAcgaagctttaaaaatttatcattttgttcataaaatgcAAATTGAAagtttaggtatcaaccatcaaACTACAATTAAAACCAAACGCAATATTGCAAGTTGTTTGCTCAAAATAGGAAATTATAAAGaatctttagaaatttatttttctgttaataAAATACTAACTCAAATTTTAGGCATTAACCATCCAtctacaatgacaacaaaacatgATATCGCACTCTGTTTGCAAAAGATTGGTAGATATAACGAATCTTTAGAAATGTATTATACTGTTGATAAAATGCAAACTGAATTATTAGATAGAAATCATCTTTCTAtaatgacaacaaaacataattttgGAAGCTGTTTGCGCAAAATGGGAAagtataacgaagctttagaaatttttaattctgttcATAAAAGAAAATCTGAAGTTTTAGGTATGAAACATCAATCTACAATTGCAACAAAACGTAATATTGCAAGCTGTTTGCGCAAAATGGGAAAATGGACGGAAGCCAATGAAATTTAtcattctgttgataaaatactaaCTGAAACGTTAGGTATGAAACATCCATCTACGATGACAACAAAACATCATATTGCACTCTGTTTGTTTAAAGTTGGAAAATATCGCGAatctttagaaattaataattctgttcataaaataagaactgaaattttaggtgtCAACCATCCATCTACAATgataacaaaacataatattgcaAACTGTTTGCGAAAAATGGGAAAATGttacgaagctttagaaatttattattcagttGATAAAGTACTAACTCAAACTTTAGGTGTTAACCATCCAtctacaatgacaacaaaacataatattgaaCTTTGCCGGCACGAAATGGGAAAACATAACAAgatctaa